One segment of Anopheles stephensi strain Indian chromosome 3, UCI_ANSTEP_V1.0, whole genome shotgun sequence DNA contains the following:
- the LOC118508945 gene encoding eukaryotic translation initiation factor 3 subunit A isoform X5, whose protein sequence is MDSSNGDIDTKDCWWERPSVIYAVNLPRVTAQLEKLMGTNVVRLTDRKYMQELQRRIQEDYNVTLEKRISEREHREWQRQKQLILDGKYSLENCPRSLIPLHSIVLAKEIERERNLILSGAGDSIPEEMTSSVFLVNQKTNVNILNKREKLKTIREKNAERLIKQGHRWERERLQMEEQSREREIERRTKREALLEEEKLYMIEENDRSLNLLRMKTKKGPCRDMNLRSMLMLQREELGRTIQKRDFDMKDERSGMGMEMEGGKGDRRRQRRGMRKQRQMQRQSEVNEYQESSSPEEGYISMNNADSPEDLETSIAIKVAKGASKDSGDESEAEQDFDQATVEGGLDTKKDTDEPEDITPEQEALTELDQQDATEAELEAAEEARLREELDKTLMEKKKARQVRNEDPKITKLKEADTVADIYNVADEIIVLEKKKTKKGFGK, encoded by the exons TGTGAACCTTCCCCGAGTAACCGCGCAACTGGAGAAGTTGATGGGAACGAATGTGGTCCGGCTGACGGATCGCAAATATATGCAGGAGCTTCAGCGTCGCATCCAGGAGGACTACAATGTCACGCTGGAGAAGCGGATCAGCGAGCGAGAG CACCGAGAATGGCAGCGACAGAAGCAACTAATCCTGGACGGCAAGTATAGTCTCGAAAACTGTCCCCGGTCTTTGATACCGCTGCACAGTATCGTGCTG GCGAAGGAAATCGAGCGCGAGCGCAACCTGATACTGTCCGGTGCGGGCGATAGCATACCGGAGGAGATGACCAGCTCGGTGTTTCTTGTGAATCAGAAAACGAACGTCAACATTCTGAACAAGCGGGAAAAG TTGAAAACGATCCGTGAGAAAAATGCTGAACGTTTGATCAAACAGGGCCATCGCTGGGAGCGGGAACGTCTGCAGATGGAGGAACAGAGCCGGGAGCGGGAAATTGAGCGACGCACCAAACGGGAAGCGCTGCTCGAGGAGGAAAAGCTGTACATGATCGAGGAAAACGATCGTTCGCTGAACCTGCTGCGGATGAAGACGAAGAAGGGTCCCTGTCGGGATATGAACCTACGGTCGATGTTGATGTTGCAGCGTGAAGAACTCGGCCGAACGATTCAGAAGCGTGACTTCGACATGAAGGACGAACGATCGGGCATGGGTATGGAGATGGAGGGTGGAAAGGGTGATCGACGACGGCAGCGGCGTGGCATGAGAAAGCAGCGTCAAATGCAGCGCCAAAGTGAAGTCAACGAGTACCAGGAGTCCTCCTCACCCGAGGAAGGCTACATCTCGATGAACAATGCCGATTCTCCCGAAGATCTCGAAACATCGATCGCGATCAAGGTGGCTAAAGGTGCGAGCAAGGACTCGGGCGATGAATCCGAAGCCGAACAAGACTTCGATCAAGCGACCGTCGAGGGTGGTCTAGACACGAAAAAGGACACCGATGAACCCGAGGATATAACTCCCGAGCAGGAAGCCCTCACAGAACTGGACCAGCAAGATGCCACCGAAGCAGAGCTGGAAGCGGCCGAAGAAGCACGTCTGCGCGAGGAGCTGGACAAAACGCTGATGGAGAAAAAGAAGGCTCGCCAAGTCCGGAACGAAGATCCCAAAATAACGAAGCTCAAGGAAGCAgat ACCGTTGCAGATATTTATAACGTCGCCGATGAAATCATCGTgctggagaagaagaaaacgaagaaaGGTTTCGGAAAGTAA
- the LOC118508945 gene encoding eukaryotic translation initiation factor 3 subunit A isoform X4 codes for MKKANMAKNQLEKMMLEEDFTFCECNFAVKPTRRQDVNLPRVTAQLEKLMGTNVVRLTDRKYMQELQRRIQEDYNVTLEKRISEREHREWQRQKQLILDGKYSLENCPRSLIPLHSIVLAKEIERERNLILSGAGDSIPEEMTSSVFLVNQKTNVNILNKREKLKTIREKNAERLIKQGHRWERERLQMEEQSREREIERRTKREALLEEEKLYMIEENDRSLNLLRMKTKKGPCRDMNLRSMLMLQREELGRTIQKRDFDMKDERSGMGMEMEGGKGDRRRQRRGMRKQRQMQRQSEVNEYQESSSPEEGYISMNNADSPEDLETSIAIKVAKGASKDSGDESEAEQDFDQATVEGGLDTKKDTDEPEDITPEQEALTELDQQDATEAELEAAEEARLREELDKTLMEKKKARQVRNEDPKITKLKEADTVADIYNVADEIIVLEKKKTKKGFGK; via the exons TGTGAACCTTCCCCGAGTAACCGCGCAACTGGAGAAGTTGATGGGAACGAATGTGGTCCGGCTGACGGATCGCAAATATATGCAGGAGCTTCAGCGTCGCATCCAGGAGGACTACAATGTCACGCTGGAGAAGCGGATCAGCGAGCGAGAG CACCGAGAATGGCAGCGACAGAAGCAACTAATCCTGGACGGCAAGTATAGTCTCGAAAACTGTCCCCGGTCTTTGATACCGCTGCACAGTATCGTGCTG GCGAAGGAAATCGAGCGCGAGCGCAACCTGATACTGTCCGGTGCGGGCGATAGCATACCGGAGGAGATGACCAGCTCGGTGTTTCTTGTGAATCAGAAAACGAACGTCAACATTCTGAACAAGCGGGAAAAG TTGAAAACGATCCGTGAGAAAAATGCTGAACGTTTGATCAAACAGGGCCATCGCTGGGAGCGGGAACGTCTGCAGATGGAGGAACAGAGCCGGGAGCGGGAAATTGAGCGACGCACCAAACGGGAAGCGCTGCTCGAGGAGGAAAAGCTGTACATGATCGAGGAAAACGATCGTTCGCTGAACCTGCTGCGGATGAAGACGAAGAAGGGTCCCTGTCGGGATATGAACCTACGGTCGATGTTGATGTTGCAGCGTGAAGAACTCGGCCGAACGATTCAGAAGCGTGACTTCGACATGAAGGACGAACGATCGGGCATGGGTATGGAGATGGAGGGTGGAAAGGGTGATCGACGACGGCAGCGGCGTGGCATGAGAAAGCAGCGTCAAATGCAGCGCCAAAGTGAAGTCAACGAGTACCAGGAGTCCTCCTCACCCGAGGAAGGCTACATCTCGATGAACAATGCCGATTCTCCCGAAGATCTCGAAACATCGATCGCGATCAAGGTGGCTAAAGGTGCGAGCAAGGACTCGGGCGATGAATCCGAAGCCGAACAAGACTTCGATCAAGCGACCGTCGAGGGTGGTCTAGACACGAAAAAGGACACCGATGAACCCGAGGATATAACTCCCGAGCAGGAAGCCCTCACAGAACTGGACCAGCAAGATGCCACCGAAGCAGAGCTGGAAGCGGCCGAAGAAGCACGTCTGCGCGAGGAGCTGGACAAAACGCTGATGGAGAAAAAGAAGGCTCGCCAAGTCCGGAACGAAGATCCCAAAATAACGAAGCTCAAGGAAGCAgat ACCGTTGCAGATATTTATAACGTCGCCGATGAAATCATCGTgctggagaagaagaaaacgaagaaaGGTTTCGGAAAGTAA